In the genome of Natronorubrum sediminis, one region contains:
- the hisH gene encoding imidazole glycerol phosphate synthase subunit HisH, producing the protein MNAVSASHDQSLASVVIVDYGLGNLRSVTRGLERAGADIEITDDPDAFADADGVVLPGVGAFREGVENADPLRADLLEVAESDTPLFGICLGMQMLLTTSEEGENDGESAVRGLDLIPGTNVRFAEGQKVPHMGWNELTVEREHPLVEGVDGNYAYFVHSYYAAPDDDHASVATTDYEREFPSIVANEDGTVFGTQFHPEKSGETGLQILRNFVEICAEE; encoded by the coding sequence ATGAACGCTGTTTCGGCTTCTCACGACCAATCGCTCGCATCGGTCGTCATCGTCGACTACGGACTGGGGAACCTCCGAAGCGTCACGCGCGGCCTCGAGCGCGCGGGTGCCGACATCGAGATCACGGACGATCCGGACGCTTTCGCCGACGCCGATGGTGTCGTCCTGCCGGGCGTCGGGGCCTTCCGCGAGGGTGTCGAGAACGCCGACCCACTTCGAGCGGATTTACTCGAGGTCGCAGAGAGCGATACGCCGCTCTTTGGCATCTGTCTCGGCATGCAGATGCTCCTGACGACCAGCGAGGAAGGAGAGAACGACGGTGAATCCGCCGTGCGAGGCCTCGATCTGATTCCGGGGACGAACGTTCGATTCGCCGAGGGCCAGAAGGTCCCCCACATGGGCTGGAACGAACTGACCGTCGAGCGCGAGCATCCGCTCGTCGAGGGAGTCGATGGGAACTACGCCTACTTCGTCCACTCCTACTACGCGGCACCTGACGACGATCACGCATCAGTCGCGACGACCGACTACGAGCGCGAGTTCCCCTCGATCGTCGCCAACGAGGACGGCACCGTCTTTGGCACCCAGTTCCATCCGGAGAAGAGCGGCGAGACTGGCCTCCAGATTCTGCGGAATTTCGTCGAAATCTGCGCTGAGGAGTAA
- a CDS encoding uracil-DNA glycosylase, with protein sequence MGTMDDDELCVTECTRCPALVDSRTQIVNGTGPEDADLLFVGEGPGANEDEQGEPFVGRSGTVLDDGLRNVGLARGDVRITNCVRCRPPENRDPSTDELENCRGYLEHEIDLLDPDVIVTLGKVPSEHLLGRSVAVTKEAGSLEEVRIEGTPRRVLLCVHPAATLYDRSQEETFANALDRAADLADVDGSEGGQSRLDGF encoded by the coding sequence ATGGGAACGATGGACGACGACGAACTCTGCGTCACCGAGTGTACTCGCTGTCCGGCGCTCGTGGACTCTCGCACGCAGATCGTCAACGGAACCGGTCCCGAAGACGCCGATTTGCTGTTCGTCGGTGAGGGGCCCGGCGCGAACGAAGACGAGCAGGGCGAACCGTTCGTCGGCCGCAGCGGAACGGTCCTCGACGACGGCCTCAGGAACGTCGGCCTCGCACGCGGAGACGTCCGCATCACGAACTGCGTGCGCTGTCGGCCGCCGGAGAATCGCGACCCCTCGACGGACGAACTCGAGAACTGTCGTGGCTACCTCGAGCACGAAATCGACCTCCTCGATCCCGACGTGATCGTCACGCTCGGGAAGGTGCCGAGCGAGCACCTTCTCGGACGCTCTGTCGCGGTGACGAAGGAAGCGGGCTCGCTCGAGGAGGTGCGAATCGAGGGGACGCCCCGTCGCGTATTACTCTGTGTCCACCCCGCGGCCACGCTGTACGACCGAAGTCAGGAGGAGACGTTCGCGAATGCACTCGACCGGGCGGCGGATCTCGCGGACGTGGACGGCAGCGAGGGCGGGCAGTCTCGACTCGACGGCTTCTGA